The following is a genomic window from Nitrospira sp..
TTGGAACCGGCACGCGCATCGCCGCGTCGGCCAACTCGCCGAACATGGCCGTCTTCCCGGATGCGGCGTGACGCAGCACTCCTTTGCGCACGGTGATGTCGGCGGCAGGCACCTGCCATTGCTCGGCCGCCGCCGTGACGAACATCATCCGCGCGGCCGCTCCGACTTGGCGCATCTGTTCCCAGGCTTCGGTGGTCGCTGTTGACCCGCCCGTGCCCATGACAGGTCCAAACGCGAGATTGTTGTACAGTTTGGCGTTGTTGGGCGCGAACTCAATGCGCATGGACGACCAATCCGCTTCGAGCTCTTCGGCCACCATGGTTGCCAGACCCGTCGGAGTCCCTTGACCCATGTCGAAATGCTTGCTGAGCAACGTGACGGTATTGTCGGCGCCGATTTTCAAGAACACGTTCGGATCGTAGACTCCCTTGGCCATGCCGCTGCCTTCCTGAGCGAAGGCGCGTTTGGTGAAGGGAATGTAGGTGCCAAGCACAAAGACTCCGACCGTCGCCGCCGCGCCGATCAGGAATTCGCGGCGCGACGGGGCCGGAGCCGCCGTCTTTTTGACGTGTATGGGGTGCATCGTCGTGCCTCCTAGGCTAAGGTCTTTGCGGCTTCATGGATGGCCTGGCGGATGCGGACATAGGTGCCGCAACGGCAGATGTTGCCTCCCATGCCGGCATCAATATCCTTGTTCGTTGGTTTCTTGTTGATCGTCAGCAGCTTGATTGCCGACATGATCTGTCCCGACTGGCAGTAGCCGCATTGCACGACATCGAGCTGTTGCCAGGCCTTGGTCACCGCATCCGCGACTTTCCCAGATAGACCTTCGATGGTGGTAATGGTTCTTCCGGCTACTTGGCCGGCCGTGATGGTGCAGGATCGTACGGCCTGGCCGTCGACATGGACCGTGCAGGCGCCGCACTGAGCCACTCCACACCCGAATTTGGTGCCGGTGAGATTGAGTGTGTCCCGCAAGGCCCACAGCAGGGGCATGTCAGGACTGATGTCGAGCTCGTGGGATGTCCCGTTGACTTTGAGTGTGATCATCGAAGCCTCCTTCGTACGGTTGGAGCAGCAGACAAGGATCGTATGCGTCGAATTCAATAGAACGCCGGTTTGTCGCCATCCGTGCTCGGCTTGTTGACGCCGATATTGCCTTTCGAATGACGCGCAGGCGATTGGATAATCTTTACGATGAGGTCGGCGACACTTTTTCGCGAGACCTCTGTGCCCTTGAATGGCGCGGTTCTCTCCGTCGTTTCGTACTCGATCTCGTCATAATCGGTGAGCCACGCGGGACGCAGGATGGTGTAGTCGAGGCCGGAGGCTTCAATGGCGTCGGCGGCTCGCCGGAATGGCGGCAGGTATGCGCCGATCTCGCGGCGGTTCCATTCGCCGAACGCGCCGGGAATCTCATCGTAGATCCCTAACGACGAGACGAAGACCAAACGGGTGACACCGGTCTCGCGCATCGCCTCGATAATCGCTTGTGCCTGCGCATCCAGGTCCTCGCCGGTTAGGTTGGCATAGACAAGGTCCTGTCCAGCCATCGCCGATACCAGTTGCTTCTTCTGGAGCACATTTCCTTCCACCACCCGCGCATTGGCCGGCACGGAACCGGCAAGTTTACCGGCGTTGCGAAGGAACAGTGTGAGCGCACTGTCCTTGGCGCCGGCCAGCATCCGGATCACCCACTGGGCGATCTGCCCGCCGGCGCCGAGGATAAGAACCTTTTTCATAGAGTTCACCGTACAGCCGGATGATTTCTCTCAGCCTTGGCCGACTTCTTTCAGCAGCGCCTTGGCTGCCGCTTTGCCGACATTGTTGGAGGCAAAGGGGCTGTCGCCGGTGATGAGTTTTCTATCCTGATGCGTTTGGCCGGTGATGTCGCTGTTGAGAATCTCCACACCGAGTTCCTTCAGCTTCTCGCCGATGAACCATGGCAGCGCGCCGGGCATATACCCAATCTCAGGCGTCTTCTTGTCAATGGAGTCGGGGAATACGCAAATCTTGTATCCCTTGAACATATAGTTGTCCTTCGATTCGCCGACCGCCGCTGCCAACAGCGAAGCCGGGCCATGGCACAGCGAAATAATATGCTTGTCCTTGTCCATCGCCCACTTCAGGACGGCCTTGACGTCCAGGCTGTGCGGAATGCCGACCAGGGCGCCGTGGCCGCCGGGGATAAACAGGCCGATATAATGTGAGTCGTTGCCAAGGTTCTTCTCGATCACGTCGGACAGCTTGAGTGGGCTTTTTAGTTTGTCGAGATACTTGTGATAGATGCTCTGGACCGCCTCGTCTTCCTTGGGCAGCGCCCAGAGTTCCAGCTTGACGGGGTTGCCCGACAGCGTGGCGATGTCGAAGTCGAACCCGGCTTTGTGTAGGTGATACATCGGCAGCAACATCTCGACGGGGTGGTTGCCGGTCGAGAACATCGTGCCGTTTTGCATGAGCAGATACCGTTCATCAGTGGCAATAACCAGCACCTTCCATTTGCCTCCCCGGTAGGCATTGGGGTAGTCCGTGCCGTCCAGGTCGGATTTGGTCGACGTGAATTTCCCCAACGAGTAAGCGGAGGGGAAGAACGCGTTCTCTTCAGCCTGGTCGGGAGTAGGTTGCTTGTCGAGTTGTTCAGCCATGGTTGTTACCTTTCTTTGTTCCTCTGTTCCTGATGCGCTCTCGGTTCACGTAACCGACTGTCTATAAATGAATCAACGGGAACGATAATGTCTACTGCGCTTTGATCGAGGCCATGTCGATGGAGAAGCGGTACTTCACGTCCGATTTAAGCAGCCGGTCGTAGGCCTCGTTCACTTTTTGGATCGGAATGACTTCGACGTCGGAGGTGAGGTTGTGCGTCCCGCAGAAATCGAGCATCTCCTGCGTTTCGGCAATGCCTCCGATGATCGATCCGGATAAGCTTCGCCGGCCCATGAGGAGCGAAAAGGCACTGACGGCGAGCGGCTTCTCCGGCGCGCCGACGAGCGTGATGGTGCCATCGCGACTCAGCAGGCTGAGGTACGCGTCGATGTCGTGATCGGCGGAGACCGCGTCCAGGATGAAATCGAAGCTGCCGGCGTGTTTGCTCATCTCATTGGCATTGCGCGAGATGACGACGTCATCGGCTCCCAATCGAAGGGCATCGTCCTTCTTATTGGGCGAGGTGGTAAAGACCACCACATGGGCGCCGAGCGCATGGGCAAACTTCACCGCCATATGCCCCAGCCCTCCAAGCCCGACCACGCCGACCTTCTTCCCTTTGGTCACTCCCCAATGCCGCATCGGTGAATAGGTGGTGATGCCGGCGCAGAGCAGAGGCGCCGTTCCGGCCAGGTCGAGATTGGCCGGCACGCGCAAAGCGAATCGTTCATCGACGACGATGCTGTCGGAGTAGCCGCCATAGGTCACGCCTCCCAGGTGCTTGTCCGGCGAGTTATAGGTGAACACGCCGTTCGGGCAAAACTGTTCGAATCCCGCGGCGCATTCGCGGCAGGTGCGGTCGGAATCGACCATGCAGCCGACTGCGGCGAGGTCGCCGGCCTTGAATTTTGTGACTTTGGAACCGGCATGGGTCACACGCCCCACGATCTCGTGACCCGGCACGCAAGGGTAGGTGGTGGGCATGACGCTCTTCCATTCATTGCGGACCGTATGCAAGTCGGAGTGGCAGATGCCGGAGAACAGGATGTCGATCCGCACGTCGTGTTCCAGCGGATCGCGGCGCGAGATGGTGGCTGGCGCCAGCGACGAAGTTGCGGCGGCAGCGGAGTATGCCTTTGCGTTGTACATGGATTAATCCTCCTCCATAAAGAACAGTCTTCAGAAAACGCACTTGCGGAGTATACCCGTTGAAGGAGGCCAGACCAATAGACCGATCGTGCGCATTTCTTGCCTAATCGTCCGAATGCGTTGAGTCATGGGTTGATTGAGTGAAAACAGAACGAGTACTATCGTTTGGCGGTATGCATGCGATGAGCGCTCATATGAGCAGCCAATCAAGACACCGATTGGAGCGCGGAGACATGGTGGACACACTCGCAGCCTTGGGACAGAGCATTGCCCGATGGACCGAGCA
Proteins encoded in this region:
- a CDS encoding NAD-dependent dehydratase (MaGe:77308211), with product MKKVLILGAGGQIAQWVIRMLAGAKDSALTLFLRNAGKLAGSVPANARVVEGNVLQKKQLVSAMAGQDLVYANLTGEDLDAQAQAIIEAMRETGVTRLVFVSSLGIYDEIPGAFGEWNRREIGAYLPPFRRAADAIEASGLDYTILRPAWLTDYDEIEYETTERTAPFKGTEVSRKSVADLIVKIIQSPARHSKGNIGVNKPSTDGDKPAFY
- a CDS encoding Hsp31 molecular chaperone (Evidence 2a : Function from experimental evidences in other organisms; PubMedId 12077448, 12235139, 12565879, 14500888, 8455549; Product type f : factor; MaGe:77308212), with translation MAEQLDKQPTPDQAEENAFFPSAYSLGKFTSTKSDLDGTDYPNAYRGGKWKVLVIATDERYLLMQNGTMFSTGNHPVEMLLPMYHLHKAGFDFDIATLSGNPVKLELWALPKEDEAVQSIYHKYLDKLKSPLKLSDVIEKNLGNDSHYIGLFIPGGHGALVGIPHSLDVKAVLKWAMDKDKHIISLCHGPASLLAAAVGESKDNYMFKGYKICVFPDSIDKKTPEIGYMPGALPWFIGEKLKELGVEILNSDITGQTHQDRKLITGDSPFASNNVGKAAAKALLKEVGQG
- a CDS encoding Isoquinoline 1-oxidoreductase subunit alpha (MaGe:77308210), with amino-acid sequence MITLKVNGTSHELDISPDMPLLWALRDTLNLTGTKFGCGVAQCGACTVHVDGQAVRSCTITAGQVAGRTITTIEGLSGKVADAVTKAWQQLDVVQCGYCQSGQIMSAIKLLTINKKPTNKDIDAGMGGNICRCGTYVRIRQAIHEAAKTLA
- a CDS encoding putative oxidoreductase, Zn-dependent and NAD(P)-binding (Evidence 3 : Putative function from multiple computational evidences; Product type e : enzyme; MaGe:77308213), with protein sequence MYNAKAYSAAAATSSLAPATISRRDPLEHDVRIDILFSGICHSDLHTVRNEWKSVMPTTYPCVPGHEIVGRVTHAGSKVTKFKAGDLAAVGCMVDSDRTCRECAAGFEQFCPNGVFTYNSPDKHLGGVTYGGYSDSIVVDERFALRVPANLDLAGTAPLLCAGITTYSPMRHWGVTKGKKVGVVGLGGLGHMAVKFAHALGAHVVVFTTSPNKKDDALRLGADDVVISRNANEMSKHAGSFDFILDAVSADHDIDAYLSLLSRDGTITLVGAPEKPLAVSAFSLLMGRRSLSGSIIGGIAETQEMLDFCGTHNLTSDVEVIPIQKVNEAYDRLLKSDVKYRFSIDMASIKAQ